A single Nocardioides bizhenqiangii DNA region contains:
- a CDS encoding FAD-dependent oxidoreductase, translating to MTDIANESHHDVVVVGAGPAGLVAAVQLARCGLDVLVLERRGDVSNSPRAVGVSLRQMEVFRGWGLEDELRAGSPDVDLALLETTTVADAGDGTRVAINLPDAAQSAVVSPTSSARVPQDHLERVLAGHLGRLPSAGLIRQAEVVDLEQDGAGARLDVRFGGSAETRRVSAAYVVAADGARSSIRSRLGVALLGPGRVMAGVSAEFHAPLWPLLAEHRYALYGIKSTEGAGVLIPAGPDDRWQFGVVLGPDDDAARVADRAAMERRIRAATGAPRMPLDIGRTSIFEAGAQVADRFSVGRVFLAGDAAHRVTPRGGNGLAMAVRDGLAIGWRLAWVLRGWAAPAFLQTYEQEMRPLAAVDVARAADPQGGCHAVVTEMLQDLGGRLPHAWVGPGATGSAPVSTLDLIGDGLTLLTAPDSPQWHSAATAHHHDVPVEAVALPRAVAYALGLIVPGSAMLVRPDAVPITRWWRVGDHPRGVTELDRAMSDLIGPGLTAVGPRALRPAEVVR from the coding sequence ATGACTGACATCGCGAACGAGTCGCATCACGACGTCGTGGTCGTCGGCGCCGGCCCCGCTGGTCTCGTCGCCGCGGTCCAGCTGGCTAGGTGCGGACTCGACGTGCTGGTCCTCGAAAGGCGCGGCGACGTCTCGAACTCTCCCCGTGCCGTTGGTGTGAGCCTGCGGCAGATGGAGGTGTTCCGGGGATGGGGACTGGAGGACGAGCTGCGAGCGGGCTCGCCCGACGTCGACCTGGCGCTCCTCGAGACGACGACGGTCGCCGACGCGGGTGATGGAACGCGGGTCGCGATCAACCTTCCCGACGCTGCGCAGAGTGCGGTTGTGAGCCCGACCTCCTCGGCACGAGTTCCGCAGGACCACCTCGAGCGCGTCCTCGCCGGCCACCTCGGGAGGTTGCCGTCCGCCGGCCTGATCCGTCAGGCCGAGGTCGTCGATCTCGAGCAGGACGGCGCCGGTGCCCGTCTCGACGTGCGGTTCGGCGGAAGTGCCGAGACCCGCCGGGTCAGCGCGGCGTATGTCGTCGCCGCGGACGGCGCCCGGAGCTCCATTCGCAGCCGGCTCGGCGTTGCTCTGCTCGGTCCGGGCCGGGTGATGGCTGGGGTCAGCGCGGAGTTCCACGCTCCCCTGTGGCCGCTGCTGGCCGAGCACCGATACGCGCTGTACGGGATCAAGAGCACGGAGGGCGCGGGCGTCCTCATCCCGGCGGGTCCCGATGATCGTTGGCAGTTCGGTGTGGTCCTCGGGCCCGACGACGACGCTGCGCGGGTCGCGGATCGTGCGGCGATGGAGCGACGGATCCGCGCCGCCACGGGCGCTCCGCGCATGCCGCTGGACATCGGCCGGACGAGCATCTTCGAAGCCGGTGCACAAGTCGCCGATCGATTCTCGGTCGGACGCGTCTTTCTCGCAGGCGACGCCGCACACCGGGTCACCCCGCGGGGCGGGAACGGGTTGGCGATGGCCGTCCGCGACGGTCTGGCGATCGGTTGGCGGCTTGCGTGGGTGCTGCGCGGCTGGGCGGCACCGGCGTTCCTCCAGACCTACGAGCAGGAGATGCGTCCGCTCGCCGCGGTGGACGTGGCCCGCGCCGCGGACCCCCAGGGAGGCTGCCACGCGGTCGTCACCGAGATGCTCCAGGACCTGGGTGGACGCCTGCCGCATGCCTGGGTGGGTCCAGGCGCTACCGGTTCGGCGCCGGTATCGACACTCGACCTCATCGGCGACGGATTGACCTTGCTGACCGCGCCGGACTCGCCTCAATGGCACTCGGCCGCCACGGCGCACCATCACGACGTCCCGGTCGAAGCTGTCGCGCTGCCGCGAGCAGTGGCGTACGCCCTCGGACTCATCGTCCCGGGCTCGGCAATGTTGGTACGTCCGGACGCCGTGCCGATCACGCGCTGGTGGCGGGTGGGTGACCACCCGCGCGGCGTGACCGAGCTCGACCGCGCCATGAGCGACCTGATCGGCCCGGGCCTCACCGCTGTCGGGCCGAGGGCCCTCCGCCCGGCAGAGGTCGTCCGATGA
- a CDS encoding cupin domain-containing protein, whose amino-acid sequence MDKLPVDIATAETIMLGPDETVILASCADTNDDLFAVEIRMQPGGGPPVMHSHEPSEIYFVREGVFSIYVGEGEDVRRIHAAAGDVVPLRGGIPHTVRNEGDRVAVAHVVHTPGRPMESFVREVGAMTVDGAPAMDDVLRVAMQNGITMLGPIPEMT is encoded by the coding sequence ATGGACAAGCTACCTGTCGATATTGCCACAGCCGAGACGATCATGCTCGGGCCGGACGAGACCGTGATCCTCGCCTCCTGCGCGGACACGAACGACGACCTGTTCGCCGTAGAGATCCGCATGCAGCCCGGCGGCGGCCCACCCGTCATGCACAGCCACGAGCCGAGCGAGATCTACTTCGTGAGAGAGGGGGTCTTCTCGATCTATGTCGGCGAAGGCGAGGACGTCCGGCGGATCCATGCTGCGGCCGGAGACGTGGTCCCGCTTCGAGGTGGCATTCCGCACACCGTGCGCAACGAGGGCGACCGTGTCGCCGTCGCGCACGTCGTCCACACCCCGGGTCGTCCCATGGAGTCGTTCGTGCGCGAGGTCGGCGCTATGACCGTGGACGGAGCTCCGGCCATGGACGACGTCTTGAGGGTCGCGATGCAGAACGGCATCACGATGCTCGGCCCCATCCCCGAGATGACCTGA
- a CDS encoding TetR/AcrR family transcriptional regulator, with the protein MATRKYEQVLRAEAAAETRRRILEAVGQRLREAPTEQPSLEKVAKLANVSRSTIYADFGSRAGLFDAFVADLWDRTGLEDLGEAVKSGDAREHLRRGIAAASRMKGQEIAIYRVLHAMDRLDPESAGGAVRHMEEDRKAGMKKLAEHLADGGVLREDVSKEQAFDALWVLTSFEALDLLVTGRRMSLDRAINTLVNMAERSVCRPSRSRPPRSKS; encoded by the coding sequence ATGGCGACGAGGAAGTACGAGCAGGTGCTCCGCGCGGAGGCGGCCGCGGAGACCCGGCGACGGATCCTGGAGGCGGTGGGCCAGAGACTGCGGGAGGCCCCGACCGAACAGCCGAGTCTCGAGAAGGTCGCCAAGCTGGCGAACGTCTCCAGGTCGACGATCTACGCCGACTTCGGATCGCGGGCGGGGCTCTTCGACGCTTTCGTCGCCGACCTGTGGGACCGCACCGGTCTGGAGGATCTGGGCGAGGCGGTCAAGAGCGGCGACGCCCGGGAGCACCTTCGCCGGGGTATCGCTGCCGCCAGCAGGATGAAGGGTCAGGAGATCGCGATCTACCGGGTGCTGCATGCGATGGACCGGCTGGACCCGGAGTCGGCCGGCGGGGCGGTGCGGCACATGGAGGAGGATCGCAAGGCCGGGATGAAGAAGCTCGCAGAGCACCTCGCCGACGGTGGTGTGCTGCGCGAGGACGTCAGCAAGGAGCAGGCGTTCGACGCGCTTTGGGTGCTGACCAGCTTCGAAGCGCTCGACCTGTTGGTGACCGGGCGCCGGATGTCCCTCGACCGGGCGATCAACACTTTGGTGAACATGGCGGAGCGGTCGGTGTGCCGACCGAGCAGGTCTCGCCCGCCGCGATCAAAGTCCTGA
- a CDS encoding DUF3662 and FHA domain-containing protein — protein sequence MGGLQRFEHKLEQAISGVFARTFRSAVQPVEIAAALQRELDNKAQVLSRERRLVPNAFSVELAKSDLDRLAPYNTALAAELTEQLQEHADLQSYVFPGPIRIEFESADDLGTGRFRVLSKAEATVSGHGRFTGRQRTRAVLEVNGTRHPLMAPGLVVGRGSEADLRINDPGVSRRHAEFLVTARPEAATAPGEGPLQIEVHDMGSTNGITVDGRKVRRAELRDGSRVQVGHTSLVVRLLEEEIADV from the coding sequence GTGGGTGGACTGCAGCGCTTCGAGCACAAGCTCGAGCAGGCGATCTCCGGAGTTTTCGCCCGCACCTTCCGCAGTGCCGTGCAGCCGGTCGAGATCGCGGCGGCGCTCCAGCGCGAGCTCGACAACAAGGCCCAGGTCCTCTCCCGCGAGCGGCGGCTGGTGCCCAACGCGTTCTCGGTCGAGCTTGCCAAGTCCGACCTGGACCGGCTCGCGCCGTACAACACGGCGCTCGCCGCCGAGCTCACCGAGCAGCTGCAGGAGCACGCCGACCTCCAGTCCTACGTGTTCCCCGGACCGATCCGGATCGAGTTCGAGTCCGCCGACGACCTCGGCACCGGCCGGTTCCGGGTGCTGAGCAAGGCGGAGGCGACCGTGAGCGGGCACGGCCGGTTCACCGGCCGCCAGCGCACCCGCGCCGTCCTCGAGGTCAACGGCACCCGCCACCCGCTGATGGCTCCAGGCCTGGTCGTGGGGCGCGGGAGCGAGGCCGACCTGCGCATCAACGACCCCGGCGTGAGCCGGCGCCACGCCGAGTTCCTCGTCACCGCCCGGCCGGAGGCCGCCACCGCTCCGGGCGAGGGTCCGCTGCAGATCGAGGTCCACGACATGGGCTCCACCAACGGCATCACCGTCGATGGCCGCAAGGTGAGGAGGGCCGAGCTGCGCGACGGGTCGCGGGTGCAGGTCGGTCACACCTCCCTGGTCGTACGGCTCCTCGAGGAAGAGATCGCCGATGTCTGA
- a CDS encoding MarR family winged helix-turn-helix transcriptional regulator, with translation MNDVVLARLADAGHAAVRTPHGAVFQFLDKEGSTVSVLAARAGVTKQAMADLVAHLEQHEYVTRIPDPSDRRAKLVLATPAGREVMALARATVPEIERRIAELIGERRLRQLREDLALIIEGSWTGAGESPLHADGDR, from the coding sequence GTGAATGACGTGGTGCTCGCACGGCTCGCCGATGCAGGCCACGCGGCCGTACGCACCCCCCACGGGGCTGTCTTCCAATTCCTCGACAAGGAGGGTTCCACCGTCAGTGTCCTGGCAGCACGGGCTGGTGTCACCAAGCAAGCGATGGCCGACCTCGTCGCTCACCTGGAGCAGCACGAGTACGTCACGCGGATCCCCGACCCGTCCGACCGACGGGCCAAGCTCGTACTGGCCACGCCGGCTGGCCGTGAGGTGATGGCTCTCGCGCGGGCAACCGTCCCAGAAATAGAGCGGCGCATCGCCGAGCTGATCGGCGAGCGACGTCTTCGTCAGCTTCGCGAGGACCTCGCACTGATCATCGAAGGTTCGTGGACAGGCGCGGGCGAGAGCCCCCTTCATGCTGACGGCGATCGCTGA
- a CDS encoding nSTAND1 domain-containing NTPase, whose protein sequence is MGIAVLGPLTVDGSGRLGPRDRVVLQALAIRLGQPVSADELIDAVWRDHPPASAAKNLQSCVVRLRKALGAQAIETTADGYRLIVPADEIDARRFESQVARARHLLELGETDRVAFLLEQALDLWRGAAFVDLAEWSPARGEAGRLEELRQDAEELLLDAQLRRGRAPEALPRAHEMVRSAPLRERRWELLALAQYRSGAQGEALRTIRRLRAVLARELGIDPSPEVVALEQSILLQDPALVVPDPSPVTDRCPWQGLMAYDVDDAERFFGRDADVTACLAILGRTSFVALVGPSGSGKSSIMRAGVLAALRSRGHRVVLITPGSRPTQALSALPENAPPGTVLAVDQAEEVFALCEDLGERRAFLQRLADEARRRPVLVTMRGDRLSQVTEHAGFSRLVEQGLHLVGALDEAGLRDAVERPAHQAGLVIEPGLVELLVREVRDDPGALPLLSHALLETWQRREGSTLTVDGYHASGGIRGAVAQSAEQLYGQIEPDQRRQLRDLMLRLVSPGVGGEPVRAQVPRRLIASDVQHEQLIERLVDARLVTSDQGVLEITHEALARAWPRLRGWLDDDVEGQRIRHHLSAAADAWDSLGRPDSELYRGVRLTRALDWQSRTETALTESERAFLSAAQAASDAEERSAAERARAQARLIRRLRIVLGGAVVLLVLALVAGILAAIQSDRANENAAQAEQLAVSADARRIGARAQLADDISLSLLLAAAGARLDNSPETRVNLVTALAKRPTLVRSAPPGGGYLEGFDVSRDGRWIASSDDQNRMHLYDAATNRLLRSYDAGRPAEDGQAFLYAAFSPDSRRLAVIITAGESTEPVRLLDPNTMEPTTELDFPGDNPVSGVDVQFSRDNHYLAATMHTSSVGEDGDTHSYALVWDLRSPTSPPERVWTGVDVQWMALSPNGQTLYTNWPLTAYDVASGDRLWRREDLTAWVTLDVNAAGTLLALEDFTRKDGFLVDAASGETVHRLRGHRAQVFDMRFSGDGSLVGSVSQDGDLIVWDTATGRPLERWDTFDPWGVGFSPDNDLVYGGGGDSMLRTWDRSMEDTYLQQTTQVGDSELFAQADISPDGQQMAYRWLDDQDTGWVRFVDTRTGEATPATRLPVNESPWVLGTWHPQGGQYAAYCEAEQCAKGVVSVLDSVTGKPLRRPRDIVDGDASIWTLAYVDGGRSLLVGDTDGRTLIVDAETLRPRGERFNIPTHAVTPIGDGSTVMVYEAAGDGLSAHWRVIDLSTGAVQSEGDMDLAPYASVASPDGSTVAVASSTGEIVTIDVASGEQRRSTGLGAAVFWLNYSDDGEMLVSGAEDGGVSLWDSTTLELLGTVYPPRRGDAVPAAAQFIGDSHDVAIASYDGRVYTWETDLDRALVFACQMAGRDLTEEEWEEVLPAQPYQSVCPDE, encoded by the coding sequence GTGGGGATCGCTGTCCTCGGTCCGCTCACCGTCGACGGCTCGGGACGTCTCGGCCCCCGCGACCGCGTCGTGCTCCAGGCCCTGGCCATCCGGCTGGGGCAGCCGGTGAGCGCCGACGAGCTGATCGACGCCGTCTGGCGCGACCACCCGCCGGCCTCGGCCGCGAAGAACCTCCAGTCGTGCGTGGTCCGACTCCGCAAGGCCCTGGGGGCCCAGGCAATCGAGACGACCGCGGACGGATACCGCCTCATCGTGCCCGCTGACGAGATCGACGCCCGCCGGTTCGAGTCGCAGGTCGCCCGCGCACGCCACCTGCTGGAGCTCGGCGAGACCGACCGGGTCGCGTTCCTGCTCGAGCAGGCCCTCGATCTCTGGCGGGGGGCGGCGTTCGTGGACCTCGCGGAGTGGTCCCCGGCTCGCGGTGAGGCCGGACGCCTGGAGGAGCTGCGCCAGGACGCCGAGGAGCTGCTGCTCGATGCCCAGCTACGACGCGGCCGCGCCCCCGAGGCCCTGCCCCGGGCGCACGAGATGGTGCGGTCGGCCCCGTTGCGGGAACGCCGCTGGGAGCTGCTCGCGCTGGCGCAGTACCGCTCCGGCGCGCAGGGCGAGGCACTGCGAACCATCCGGCGCCTCCGGGCGGTGCTGGCCCGCGAGCTCGGGATCGACCCGTCCCCCGAGGTGGTGGCCCTCGAACAGTCGATCCTGCTGCAGGATCCCGCGCTCGTCGTCCCCGACCCCTCCCCGGTCACGGACCGCTGTCCGTGGCAGGGCCTGATGGCGTACGACGTCGACGACGCCGAGCGGTTCTTCGGGCGGGACGCCGACGTCACGGCCTGCCTCGCCATCCTGGGAAGGACCTCGTTCGTTGCGCTGGTCGGGCCCTCCGGATCCGGCAAGTCCTCGATCATGCGCGCCGGGGTGCTCGCGGCGCTGCGCAGTCGTGGTCACCGGGTCGTCCTGATCACTCCGGGGTCCCGTCCGACGCAGGCGCTCTCGGCGCTCCCGGAGAACGCCCCACCGGGCACCGTGCTGGCCGTCGACCAGGCGGAGGAGGTCTTCGCCCTGTGTGAGGACCTGGGGGAGCGTCGAGCGTTCCTCCAGCGCCTGGCCGACGAGGCGCGGCGGCGGCCGGTGCTGGTGACCATGCGGGGCGACCGCCTGAGCCAGGTGACCGAGCACGCAGGCTTCAGCCGGCTGGTCGAGCAGGGCCTGCATCTGGTGGGTGCCCTGGACGAGGCCGGCCTGCGCGATGCCGTCGAGCGTCCCGCTCACCAGGCCGGGCTGGTCATCGAGCCGGGCCTGGTGGAGCTGCTGGTCCGGGAGGTCCGCGACGACCCGGGTGCCCTCCCGTTGCTCTCCCACGCCCTGCTCGAGACCTGGCAGCGACGTGAGGGCAGCACGCTCACCGTCGATGGCTACCACGCCTCCGGCGGCATCCGTGGTGCCGTCGCCCAGTCGGCCGAACAGCTCTACGGGCAGATCGAGCCCGACCAGCGCCGCCAGCTGCGCGACCTGATGCTGCGGCTGGTCTCCCCGGGCGTCGGTGGGGAACCGGTGCGTGCCCAGGTCCCGCGCCGCCTGATCGCCTCGGACGTCCAGCATGAGCAGCTGATCGAGAGGCTCGTCGACGCGCGGCTGGTGACCAGCGACCAGGGGGTCCTCGAGATCACCCACGAAGCCCTCGCCCGCGCCTGGCCGCGGCTGCGCGGCTGGCTCGACGACGACGTCGAGGGCCAACGGATTCGCCACCACTTGAGCGCCGCGGCCGACGCCTGGGACAGCCTCGGACGCCCGGACAGCGAGCTCTACCGCGGGGTCCGACTGACTCGCGCGCTGGACTGGCAGTCCCGCACGGAGACCGCACTCACCGAGAGCGAGCGCGCATTCCTCTCCGCCGCCCAGGCGGCCTCCGACGCCGAGGAGCGCAGCGCGGCCGAGCGAGCACGTGCGCAGGCCCGGCTGATCCGACGGCTCCGGATCGTGCTGGGCGGCGCCGTCGTACTTCTCGTCCTCGCGCTGGTCGCCGGGATCCTGGCTGCCATCCAGTCCGACCGAGCGAACGAGAACGCCGCACAGGCCGAACAGTTGGCCGTCTCCGCGGACGCACGGCGGATCGGAGCCCGGGCCCAGCTCGCCGACGACATCAGCCTGTCGCTGCTGCTCGCGGCCGCGGGTGCTCGCCTGGACAACTCCCCGGAAACTCGGGTGAACCTGGTGACCGCACTGGCGAAGCGTCCCACGTTGGTCCGGTCGGCGCCGCCCGGAGGCGGCTACCTGGAGGGGTTCGATGTCAGTCGCGACGGCCGCTGGATCGCCTCCTCCGACGATCAGAACCGGATGCACCTCTACGACGCCGCCACCAACCGGCTGCTGCGCAGCTACGACGCGGGCCGGCCTGCCGAGGACGGGCAGGCGTTCCTGTACGCGGCGTTCAGCCCCGACAGCAGGCGGCTCGCCGTCATCATCACGGCCGGGGAATCCACGGAGCCGGTGCGCCTGCTGGACCCGAACACGATGGAGCCGACGACGGAACTCGACTTCCCCGGCGACAACCCGGTGTCGGGCGTCGACGTCCAGTTCAGTCGCGACAACCACTACCTGGCCGCCACCATGCACACATCGTCGGTGGGGGAGGACGGTGATACTCACAGCTACGCCCTGGTCTGGGACCTCCGCTCTCCAACCAGCCCACCCGAGCGGGTATGGACCGGCGTCGACGTCCAATGGATGGCTCTCAGCCCGAACGGCCAGACCCTGTACACCAACTGGCCGCTGACGGCGTACGACGTGGCGTCGGGCGACCGACTCTGGCGCCGCGAAGACCTGACCGCATGGGTCACGTTGGACGTGAACGCGGCGGGAACTCTGCTTGCTCTCGAGGACTTCACCCGCAAGGACGGGTTCCTGGTGGACGCGGCCAGCGGCGAGACGGTCCACAGGCTGCGTGGACACCGCGCCCAGGTCTTCGACATGCGGTTCTCAGGTGATGGCTCGCTCGTGGGATCGGTCTCCCAAGACGGCGACCTCATCGTCTGGGACACCGCCACCGGCCGGCCGCTGGAACGGTGGGACACCTTCGATCCGTGGGGCGTCGGCTTCAGCCCGGACAACGACCTCGTATACGGCGGCGGCGGCGACTCGATGCTGCGCACCTGGGACCGGTCTATGGAGGACACCTACCTACAGCAGACCACCCAGGTCGGAGACAGTGAGCTGTTCGCGCAGGCCGACATCTCCCCGGACGGGCAGCAGATGGCCTATCGCTGGCTCGACGACCAAGACACCGGATGGGTCAGATTCGTCGACACCCGGACCGGCGAGGCGACGCCCGCCACCCGCCTTCCCGTGAATGAAAGCCCGTGGGTCCTCGGCACGTGGCATCCCCAGGGCGGGCAATACGCCGCGTACTGCGAGGCGGAGCAGTGCGCGAAGGGCGTCGTCAGTGTCCTCGACTCCGTGACGGGTAAACCCCTCCGGAGACCTCGGGACATTGTCGACGGAGACGCCAGTATCTGGACACTGGCGTATGTTGACGGGGGTCGCAGCCTGCTTGTGGGTGATACGGACGGCCGGACCCTGATCGTTGACGCCGAGACCCTGCGCCCTCGCGGCGAGCGCTTCAACATCCCCACCCACGCCGTTACCCCGATCGGTGACGGCAGCACCGTTATGGTCTACGAGGCCGCCGGCGACGGCTTGAGCGCGCACTGGCGAGTCATCGACCTCAGCACCGGTGCGGTCCAGTCCGAGGGAGACATGGACCTGGCTCCCTACGCCTCGGTTGCCTCTCCGGACGGCTCGACGGTGGCGGTGGCCAGTAGCACGGGCGAAATCGTCACCATCGACGTCGCATCTGGGGAGCAACGGCGATCCACCGGTCTCGGTGCTGCGGTGTTCTGGCTCAACTACTCAGATGATGGAGAAATGCTGGTCTCCGGCGCGGAAGACGGCGGGGTCAGCCTGTGGGATTCCACGACACTGGAGCTGCTGGGCACCGTGTACCCACCCCGCCGCGGGGATGCCGTCCCGGCAGCTGCGCAGTTCATCGGCGACAGCCACGACGTGGCCATCGCGTCGTACGACGGGCGCGTCTACACCTGGGAGACCGACCTCGACCGTGCTCTCGTCTTCGCGTGCCAGATGGCCGGGCGGGACCTGACCGAGGAGGAGTGGGAAGAGGTCCTGCCCGCCCAGCCCTACCAGTCCGTCTGCCCGGACGAGTGA
- a CDS encoding SAM-dependent methyltransferase, protein MTEWLAELLDLQPGMRVLDLGCGRGASSVFLHREYGVQVWSTDLWFGVDERAARIRDAGVEDAVFPIHADARSLPFARDFFDAVVSVDAYVYFGTDDLYLSYLTRLVRPGGQLGIVGAGLVQELDAGPPEHLRHWWEPSLACLHSADWWRRHWARSGVVDVEHADTLQDGWRLWLQWQYAVAPSNEPEIRALEMDQGRYLGYVRAVARRREATLDDPITSIPVEYITHPLLTDGADARA, encoded by the coding sequence ATGACCGAGTGGCTCGCTGAGCTCCTCGACCTGCAGCCAGGGATGCGCGTGCTCGACCTCGGTTGCGGCCGCGGCGCCTCCTCGGTCTTCCTCCACCGGGAGTACGGCGTCCAGGTGTGGTCGACCGACCTCTGGTTCGGTGTCGACGAGCGCGCCGCCCGGATCCGGGACGCGGGGGTCGAGGACGCCGTGTTCCCGATCCACGCCGATGCGCGCTCACTTCCCTTCGCGCGCGACTTCTTCGACGCAGTGGTCAGCGTCGATGCCTACGTCTACTTCGGTACCGATGACCTCTACCTGTCCTACCTGACGCGCCTCGTCCGACCAGGAGGGCAGCTCGGCATCGTCGGGGCCGGGCTGGTGCAGGAACTCGATGCCGGACCGCCGGAGCACCTGCGCCACTGGTGGGAGCCGAGCCTGGCCTGTCTCCACTCCGCCGACTGGTGGCGTCGCCACTGGGCGCGCAGCGGAGTCGTCGACGTCGAGCATGCCGACACCCTCCAGGACGGCTGGCGCCTCTGGCTGCAGTGGCAGTACGCGGTGGCTCCGAGCAACGAACCCGAGATCCGCGCGCTGGAAATGGATCAGGGCCGCTACCTCGGTTACGTCCGTGCCGTCGCCCGGAGGCGCGAGGCGACCCTCGACGACCCCATCACCTCGATCCCGGTCGAGTACATCACCCACCCGTTGCTCACCGACGGCGCCGACGCGCGCGCCTGA
- a CDS encoding FHA domain-containing protein FhaB/FipA, with the protein MSELTLFLVRVAYLAILWIFVLSAISVIRSDMFGARVPSAPGVAPPPKPAKQKAPPKRRGSPTHVAVIQGQNAGATANLADAPILIGRGNDAAIRLDDDYVSTRHARIAASGDQWYVEDLGSTNGTYLGTQRITQATTIGLGAQVRIGKTILELRK; encoded by the coding sequence ATGTCTGAGCTGACGCTGTTCCTGGTGCGGGTCGCCTACCTGGCGATCCTGTGGATCTTCGTGCTCTCGGCGATCTCGGTGATCCGCTCCGACATGTTCGGCGCCCGGGTGCCCTCCGCCCCCGGTGTGGCGCCACCGCCCAAGCCGGCGAAGCAGAAGGCGCCGCCGAAGCGGCGCGGCTCTCCGACGCACGTCGCCGTCATCCAGGGCCAGAACGCCGGCGCCACCGCCAACCTCGCCGACGCCCCGATCCTCATCGGTCGCGGCAACGACGCCGCCATCAGGCTCGACGACGACTACGTCTCCACCCGGCACGCGCGGATCGCCGCCTCCGGCGACCAGTGGTACGTCGAGGACCTCGGCTCCACGAACGGGACGTACCTCGGCACCCAGCGCATCACCCAGGCGACCACCATCGGGCTCGGTGCCCAGGTCCGCATCGGCAAGACCATCCTGGAGCTGAGGAAGTAG
- a CDS encoding DUF418 domain-containing protein has product MTHAPAPARPDRALSAPDPLDRVSRIPAVDVLRGLALGGIVVVNVLLFKASPSFEHLAATAIDGTVDRVAAVLVKVLAEGKFIGLFSLLFGFGVATQVGRWQAQGLPWRRLYARRMAALGVIGAAHLFLVWYGDILTTYAVVSVVLALFVNRTARTQLRWALGILGTLSAIGLGGLALLAIRWLTGSSALAAAERSAGDSDAAEVPRLDEIYRNGGYLELVQERLTKPGGLIFGLTFSLVVLAMMLLGMYVARAGLLADVAAHRARFVATARIGIGVGLPLNILVVIVQSTGGLFTVLAAQILLMALAAPLLALGLGAAVVLLSERRTLRALSAAGRLALTNYLLQSLVLTFVMYSYGLGLYGELGVAVGVAIALALYLTQLVAAVWWDSRVGAGPVELIWRRATYGWRRSSAS; this is encoded by the coding sequence ATGACCCACGCCCCGGCCCCAGCACGTCCCGACCGCGCCCTCTCCGCGCCCGATCCGCTCGATCGGGTGAGCCGGATCCCCGCGGTCGACGTGCTGCGAGGACTCGCGCTCGGCGGCATCGTCGTGGTCAACGTCCTGCTCTTCAAGGCGTCGCCGTCCTTCGAGCACCTCGCAGCGACCGCGATCGACGGCACTGTCGACCGGGTCGCCGCAGTCCTCGTCAAGGTGCTCGCCGAAGGCAAGTTCATCGGCCTGTTCTCGCTGCTCTTCGGCTTCGGGGTCGCCACCCAGGTCGGCCGTTGGCAAGCCCAGGGACTCCCCTGGCGTCGTCTGTACGCACGCCGGATGGCCGCGCTGGGCGTCATCGGCGCGGCGCACCTCTTCCTCGTCTGGTACGGCGACATCCTCACGACCTACGCGGTCGTCAGCGTGGTGTTGGCGCTGTTCGTCAACCGCACGGCCCGCACCCAGCTGCGCTGGGCCCTCGGCATCCTCGGCACACTCTCGGCCATCGGCCTCGGTGGTCTGGCCCTGCTCGCGATCCGCTGGCTGACCGGCTCCTCGGCACTCGCTGCCGCTGAGCGCTCCGCGGGGGACTCCGACGCGGCCGAGGTGCCCAGACTCGACGAGATCTATCGCAACGGCGGCTACCTCGAGCTCGTCCAGGAGCGGCTCACCAAGCCAGGCGGCCTGATCTTCGGGCTCACCTTCTCGCTTGTCGTGCTCGCGATGATGCTGCTCGGGATGTACGTCGCCCGCGCCGGCCTCCTCGCCGACGTCGCGGCCCACCGAGCCAGATTCGTCGCCACCGCGCGCATCGGGATCGGCGTCGGCCTGCCGCTCAACATCCTCGTTGTCATCGTCCAGAGCACGGGCGGGCTGTTCACCGTCCTGGCCGCCCAGATCCTCCTGATGGCACTCGCCGCTCCTCTGCTGGCGTTGGGCCTCGGCGCCGCCGTCGTGCTCCTGAGCGAGCGCCGGACGCTTCGTGCGCTGTCCGCCGCCGGCCGCTTGGCACTGACCAACTATCTGCTGCAGTCGCTGGTCCTGACCTTCGTCATGTACTCATACGGCCTCGGGCTGTACGGCGAGCTCGGTGTTGCTGTGGGTGTCGCCATCGCGTTAGCGCTCTATCTCACCCAGCTGGTCGCGGCCGTGTGGTGGGACAGTCGGGTGGGCGCGGGTCCGGTCGAGCTGATCTGGCGACGAGCCACCTACGGATGGCGCCGCTCCAGCGCCAGCTGA